The following proteins come from a genomic window of Thermoproteus sp.:
- a CDS encoding ABC transporter ATP-binding protein: MDFVVAENLSKRFTAKERLGLFKTRQKVIEALSDVSFRIPKGSLFSLVGPNGAGKSTTVKILATLLLPDSGRAYVGGFDVVGEAARVKELIGLMLYPDRGFFGRLSGFENLVYYGMLYGLDKREASRRARELLELVGLAEAGDRPYEEYSMGMKARLGLAKALINDPQLLLLDEPTVGVDPIGARRIREAIRTMKREGKTILFTSHNLYEVEELSDEIAIIAGGKIVAIGTPQEIKSKLGFRPRVFVTLRCRGDFPYGVAENGEVKIDEEAERPVQMLTEIIREAEARNCEVIEAAIKEPSLEEVVIKTISGR; this comes from the coding sequence GTGGACTTCGTAGTCGCCGAGAACCTATCGAAGAGGTTCACGGCAAAAGAGAGACTCGGCCTCTTCAAGACGCGCCAGAAAGTCATTGAGGCTCTTTCTGACGTGTCGTTTAGGATCCCGAAGGGCTCGCTCTTCAGCCTAGTGGGGCCCAACGGGGCGGGGAAGTCCACCACCGTTAAGATCCTGGCTACTCTTTTATTGCCGGACTCCGGCAGGGCCTATGTTGGCGGCTTTGATGTGGTCGGCGAGGCGGCTAGGGTGAAGGAGCTCATAGGGCTTATGCTCTATCCGGACCGCGGCTTTTTCGGCCGGCTCTCCGGCTTTGAGAATCTGGTCTACTACGGCATGCTTTACGGCCTAGATAAGAGGGAGGCGAGCCGTAGGGCAAGAGAGCTCTTGGAGCTAGTGGGACTGGCGGAGGCGGGCGACAGGCCCTATGAGGAGTACTCCATGGGGATGAAGGCCAGGCTGGGTCTCGCCAAGGCCCTTATCAACGACCCGCAATTGTTGCTCCTAGATGAGCCCACAGTGGGCGTGGACCCTATAGGGGCCAGGCGGATAAGAGAGGCCATAAGGACCATGAAGAGGGAGGGCAAGACCATACTCTTCACGTCCCACAACCTGTACGAGGTGGAGGAGCTTTCGGACGAAATAGCGATAATAGCAGGAGGGAAGATCGTAGCGATAGGGACGCCGCAAGAGATAAAGTCTAAGTTGGGCTTTAGGCCGAGAGTCTTCGTGACGTTGAGGTGTAGAGGCGACTTTCCTTACGGCGTAGCTGAGAATGGAGAGGTCAAAATAGATGAGGAGGCCGAAAGGCCTGTGCAGATGCTCACAGAAATAATAAGAGAGGCGGAGGCGCGGAATTGTGAGGTGATTGAGGCCGCGATTAAGGAGCCATCGCTTGAGGAGGTAGTAATTAAAACAATATCTGGGCGGTAG
- the hemB gene encoding porphobilinogen synthase, whose amino-acid sequence MQVQIEYPVYRPRRLRANKIIRDSVAETSLSPDDFIMPIFVKEGTGIEPIEAMPGYYRWPVDNSLIKHVEEALGLGVNKFILFGVLPDDLKDPEGKASYDPQGVVPRAIRLLKEVFGDKALLFADVCLCEYTDHGHCGIVVRDGRGWKVDNDKTISIYAKEAVVYADAGVDFVAPSGMMDGQVRAIRQALDASGYQDVGIMAYSAKYASAFYGPFRIAAASAPKFGDRRTYQMDPRNAKEAIKEVAMDLEEGADIVMVKPALAYLDVIRLVKESFPWAPLAAYSVSGEYSIIKAAAKAGYIDERIVALEVLYGIKRAGADLIITYYALDAAKWLGEGVPF is encoded by the coding sequence ATGCAGGTGCAAATAGAATATCCTGTCTACAGGCCCAGAAGGCTGAGAGCCAATAAGATCATAAGGGACTCCGTGGCCGAGACCTCTTTGTCGCCCGACGACTTTATAATGCCGATATTCGTCAAGGAGGGGACCGGCATAGAGCCTATAGAAGCCATGCCCGGCTACTACAGATGGCCTGTAGACAACTCCCTCATAAAACACGTAGAAGAGGCGCTCGGCCTAGGCGTAAATAAGTTCATACTTTTCGGAGTCCTGCCCGACGACTTGAAGGACCCCGAGGGCAAGGCCTCCTACGACCCGCAGGGGGTGGTTCCACGCGCGATTAGATTACTTAAAGAAGTATTTGGCGATAAGGCCTTGTTGTTCGCAGATGTCTGTCTCTGCGAGTATACCGACCACGGACACTGTGGAATAGTGGTGAGGGATGGAAGAGGCTGGAAGGTAGATAATGACAAGACGATTTCCATATATGCCAAAGAGGCCGTGGTGTATGCCGACGCTGGAGTTGACTTCGTGGCTCCCAGCGGCATGATGGACGGACAGGTGAGGGCCATAAGGCAGGCGCTGGACGCATCGGGCTATCAGGACGTGGGCATAATGGCGTATTCCGCCAAATACGCATCGGCGTTCTACGGTCCCTTCCGCATCGCTGCTGCCTCAGCCCCGAAATTTGGAGATAGGCGTACCTATCAGATGGACCCGAGGAACGCCAAAGAGGCCATTAAGGAGGTCGCCATGGACTTAGAAGAGGGAGCCGATATCGTTATGGTAAAACCGGCGCTCGCATATCTAGACGTAATAAGGCTCGTCAAGGAGAGCTTCCCGTGGGCGCCTCTAGCCGCATATAGTGTCTCTGGCGAATATTCGATAATAAAGGCGGCCGCGAAGGCCGGCTATATCGACGAACGTATAGTGGCCTTAGAGGTCCTCTACGGCATCAAGAGGGCAGGTGCCGATTTGATAATAACTTACTATGCGCTCGACGCCGCCAAATGGCTCGGAGAGGGAGTTCCATTTTAA
- a CDS encoding uroporphyrinogen-III synthase encodes MQVLVVRIKEGACPEGARCVNIGKVILRKDVVVPEGDYLVVMSPMVAEAVDVESLRRRFKCVICVGPSTAKAVGGCITPKEYTSYGVARLLGEMAPGRVIVLRSSAGNDVLRRLVPDVVEVPVYDVVISEDAVERLKEEVEAASAVVVTSSLVAEVLARHIDLHGKKVVAIGPVTSERLKELGIPHVTSPEATIEAAVKIALRP; translated from the coding sequence ATGCAGGTCTTAGTCGTCAGGATAAAGGAGGGGGCATGTCCCGAGGGCGCCCGATGCGTCAATATAGGGAAGGTAATTTTACGTAAGGACGTCGTGGTGCCCGAGGGCGACTACTTAGTCGTTATGAGCCCTATGGTCGCCGAGGCTGTCGACGTGGAGTCGCTGAGGCGGCGCTTCAAGTGTGTTATCTGTGTTGGCCCCTCGACCGCGAAGGCGGTGGGCGGATGTATAACGCCGAAGGAATACACCAGCTACGGCGTCGCGAGGTTGCTGGGCGAAATGGCGCCGGGGAGAGTAATTGTGTTGAGGTCCAGTGCTGGCAACGACGTGTTGAGGCGTCTAGTGCCAGACGTAGTAGAGGTGCCGGTTTACGACGTCGTAATAAGCGAAGACGCCGTCGAGAGGCTCAAGGAGGAAGTGGAAGCGGCCTCAGCGGTAGTCGTGACTAGTTCGCTTGTCGCGGAGGTCTTGGCCCGACATATAGATTTACACGGCAAGAAGGTGGTGGCCATAGGCCCTGTCACCTCGGAGAGGCTCAAAGAGCTGGGGATACCGCATGTGACTTCCCCTGAGGCCACCATAGAGGCCGCCGTTAAGATCGCGCTCAGGCCTTAA
- a CDS encoding bifunctional precorrin-2 dehydrogenase/sirohydrochlorin ferrochelatase: MRIPLWVEASRLKVVVFGGGSVGSRRARLFASAGAKVRVIAKEVDAGLEGLGVEIKRADLYVYDPSDDIKWADLVVIAVNDERLADKLFVMAQSAGKLVNDATNASRTHVVVPYFRDVEGIRVATTSEGVAGTPARLALDVIEECLKRSWIPQFYKAYASAKEEAKRSVKDVKLRLRFYQELVDDDLFMELIRRGDVEGAIRRAREILKKYI, encoded by the coding sequence ATGCGGATACCGTTGTGGGTTGAAGCGTCGCGGCTCAAAGTTGTGGTCTTCGGCGGGGGCTCCGTTGGATCCCGACGGGCCCGTCTCTTCGCGTCAGCGGGGGCGAAGGTTAGAGTGATCGCCAAGGAGGTGGACGCTGGCCTCGAGGGCCTCGGAGTGGAGATAAAGAGGGCCGATCTGTACGTGTACGATCCCTCTGACGACATTAAGTGGGCCGACTTGGTGGTCATAGCGGTCAACGACGAGCGTCTAGCAGATAAGCTTTTTGTGATGGCCCAATCGGCTGGGAAGCTGGTTAACGACGCCACTAATGCGTCGAGGACGCACGTGGTGGTGCCCTATTTTAGGGACGTTGAAGGCATAAGGGTCGCCACAACCAGCGAAGGGGTAGCTGGCACGCCTGCCCGCCTAGCCCTCGACGTCATTGAGGAGTGCCTCAAGAGGAGCTGGATACCGCAATTCTATAAGGCCTACGCCTCGGCCAAAGAGGAGGCCAAGAGGTCCGTTAAGGACGTGAAGTTGAGGCTTCGGTTCTACCAAGAGCTTGTCGACGACGATTTGTTTATGGAGCTTATTAGGAGAGGCGATGTGGAGGGCGCCATAAGGAGAGCCCGCGAAATATTAAAGAAGTACATTTGA